A window of the Verminephrobacter eiseniae EF01-2 genome harbors these coding sequences:
- a CDS encoding MmgE/PrpD family protein: MKTRNQAGDGQVAATRLLARWISGTGAAAISPGAFEWARHVMLDWLAVGIAGASEPLVRMLAEEYGGSADLPCTLLASGGARARPHDAALINGAAGHALDFDDVSSNMIGHPSAPVVPAALASAQIGNACGRQLLRALVVGHEVEARIGEMLGPSHYLHGFHATGTVGTFGAAAACASLRRLSEDQTAHALGLAATQAAGLKSMFGTMAKPLHAGKAAMNGLMATQLALRGFSANDCGIECPQGFALTMAPERHPFVAPIDTAAGFAIESTLFKYHAACYLTHSTIEAIRQLRQQHAVGLDALEGMTITVAGNQRGVCDIEDPKTGLGVKFSIKHLAALALDGADTADLGLYADATALDARYIEARQRIALVITATGDGNAAQVSMRTRQGQSFTQTANVAIPATDLCAQWTRLLAKARSIAEPVIGPERFGRLVEAIVALDRAPTLQPLLDAIR, translated from the coding sequence GTGAAAACACGCAACCAGGCCGGCGACGGCCAAGTCGCGGCAACGCGGCTGCTCGCCCGATGGATCAGCGGGACCGGCGCTGCTGCCATCAGCCCCGGCGCATTCGAATGGGCCAGGCATGTGATGCTCGACTGGCTTGCCGTCGGCATTGCCGGCGCATCGGAGCCATTGGTCCGTATGCTGGCCGAAGAATACGGCGGATCGGCCGACCTGCCTTGCACCTTGCTCGCCAGCGGCGGCGCCCGTGCCCGGCCGCACGATGCGGCGTTGATCAACGGCGCGGCGGGCCACGCGCTGGACTTCGACGATGTGTCATCGAACATGATCGGCCACCCGAGCGCGCCGGTGGTTCCGGCCGCGCTGGCCAGCGCCCAGATCGGAAACGCCTGCGGCCGGCAATTGCTGCGCGCACTGGTGGTCGGGCACGAGGTGGAGGCGCGCATCGGCGAGATGCTCGGGCCGAGCCACTATCTGCACGGCTTCCACGCCACCGGCACCGTCGGCACCTTCGGCGCTGCTGCCGCCTGCGCCAGCCTGCGCCGGCTCAGCGAAGATCAGACGGCCCACGCGCTCGGGCTCGCAGCGACACAGGCTGCGGGCCTCAAGAGCATGTTCGGCACCATGGCCAAGCCCCTGCATGCGGGCAAGGCGGCGATGAATGGCCTGATGGCAACGCAACTGGCGCTGCGCGGGTTCAGCGCCAACGACTGCGGCATCGAGTGTCCCCAGGGCTTTGCGCTGACGATGGCGCCCGAACGCCATCCGTTCGTTGCGCCGATCGATACCGCTGCCGGCTTTGCCATCGAGAGCACGCTCTTCAAATACCACGCGGCCTGCTACCTCACGCATTCGACGATCGAAGCCATTCGCCAGTTGCGCCAGCAACACGCCGTCGGCCTGGATGCGCTGGAGGGGATGACGATCACGGTCGCGGGCAACCAGCGCGGCGTCTGCGACATCGAGGACCCGAAGACCGGGCTCGGCGTGAAGTTCTCCATCAAGCACCTGGCCGCGCTGGCGCTGGACGGCGCCGACACCGCCGACCTGGGCCTCTATGCCGATGCAACGGCGCTCGATGCGCGCTACATCGAGGCGCGCCAGCGCATCGCACTGGTCATCACGGCCACCGGCGATGGCAACGCTGCGCAGGTGTCCATGCGCACCCGGCAGGGGCAGTCGTTCACGCAGACGGCCAACGTCGCCATTCCTGCCACCGATCTCTGCGCCCAATGGACGCGGCTGCTGGCAAAGGCGCGCTCGATCGCCGAGCCGGTGATCGGCCCCGAGCGCTTCGGCCGCCTGGTCGAGGCCATCGTGGCGCTGGACCGCGCGCCCACCCTCCAACCACTGCTGGACGCCATTCGATGA
- a CDS encoding MaoC family dehydratase, which yields MKTAALTSQDNYFEDFEVGRLLRHARGKTVTEMDNVLITQMVMNTAEGHFNEHAMSQGGHGIFAQRVVFGGINLALVLGLAAQDTAEQCLCELRLDKIRLSHPVFHGDTLYAYSEVLERSDSDQPDAGIVRFKHYGLNQDGKLCVEAERSVLLKRKSHWGHR from the coding sequence ATGAAGACGGCAGCCCTGACCAGCCAAGACAACTACTTCGAGGACTTCGAAGTCGGGCGCCTGCTGCGGCACGCCCGCGGCAAGACGGTGACCGAGATGGACAACGTGCTGATCACCCAGATGGTGATGAACACCGCCGAGGGCCACTTCAACGAGCACGCGATGAGCCAGGGCGGCCACGGCATCTTCGCGCAGCGCGTGGTGTTCGGCGGCATCAACCTGGCGCTGGTGCTCGGCCTGGCGGCGCAGGACACCGCCGAGCAGTGCCTGTGCGAGCTGAGGCTGGACAAGATCCGCCTGTCGCACCCCGTCTTTCACGGTGACACCCTCTATGCCTACAGCGAGGTGCTGGAGCGCAGCGATTCGGACCAGCCCGACGCCGGCATCGTCCGGTTCAAGCACTATGGCCTGAACCAGGACGGCAAGCTCTGCGTCGAAGCCGAGCGCAGCGTGCTGCTCAAGCGCAAGAGCCACTGGGGGCACAGGTGA
- a CDS encoding acyl-CoA dehydrogenase family protein, with protein sequence MSEDGLGYMTEERRMIRDAARDFTIRQVLPVANQLDGPDAEIPMALRQKMAGMGYFGIMIPEQYGGMGLGYFEYCLICEQLARGWMSVASIVARGQGGWIKSAMSEEMKAKYLPRVARGEFLNASALSEPDTGSDLASISCRAVREGDEWVLTGNKYWCTFADGADYLSLFARTSAPASAGQRGEGISCFLIEKERGSFPKGMTGAPIPKIGYFGWKTFELALDGVRVPADCLIGAQGKAFLLMAKGLEGARAHTAARAIGLAQGALEDAIAYAGERKQFGMPIAEYQAIRFKIATMATEIEAARQLLYYVCGEIDRGRRCDREASMAKYFASEMAERVTSQALQIFGGAGYTKLFAVERYWRDARLTKIFEGTSEIQQRIIATSLLGKSEVEAMIAARAFDTQAARRGALA encoded by the coding sequence ATGTCGGAAGATGGACTGGGCTACATGACCGAAGAGCGTCGCATGATCCGCGATGCCGCCCGCGATTTCACGATCCGGCAGGTGCTGCCGGTGGCCAACCAGCTCGACGGCCCTGATGCCGAGATCCCGATGGCGCTGCGCCAGAAGATGGCCGGCATGGGCTACTTCGGGATCATGATTCCCGAGCAGTACGGCGGCATGGGCCTGGGCTATTTCGAGTACTGCCTGATCTGCGAGCAGCTCGCGCGCGGATGGATGTCGGTGGCGTCCATCGTGGCGCGCGGGCAAGGCGGCTGGATCAAATCGGCCATGTCCGAGGAGATGAAGGCGAAGTACTTGCCGCGCGTGGCGCGCGGCGAATTCCTCAATGCGAGCGCGCTCTCGGAGCCCGACACCGGCTCGGACCTGGCATCGATCTCCTGCCGCGCGGTGCGCGAGGGCGACGAATGGGTGCTGACCGGCAACAAGTACTGGTGCACCTTCGCCGACGGCGCGGACTACCTGTCGCTGTTCGCGCGCACCAGCGCACCCGCCAGCGCGGGCCAGCGCGGGGAGGGCATCTCCTGCTTCCTGATCGAGAAGGAGCGCGGCAGCTTTCCGAAGGGCATGACGGGCGCGCCGATTCCCAAGATCGGCTACTTCGGCTGGAAAACCTTCGAGCTGGCGCTCGACGGAGTGCGGGTGCCGGCCGACTGCCTGATCGGCGCGCAAGGCAAAGCCTTCCTGCTGATGGCCAAGGGCCTCGAAGGCGCGCGCGCCCACACTGCGGCGCGGGCCATCGGCCTGGCGCAAGGCGCGCTCGAAGACGCCATCGCCTATGCCGGCGAGCGCAAGCAGTTCGGCATGCCGATTGCCGAATACCAGGCCATCCGGTTCAAGATCGCCACCATGGCCACCGAGATCGAGGCCGCGCGGCAGTTGCTGTACTACGTCTGCGGCGAGATCGATCGCGGCCGCCGCTGTGACCGCGAGGCGTCGATGGCGAAGTACTTCGCTTCCGAAATGGCCGAGCGCGTGACCTCGCAGGCGCTGCAGATCTTCGGCGGCGCGGGCTACACCAAGCTGTTTGCGGTCGAACGCTACTGGCGCGACGCGCGGCTGACGAAGATTTTCGAGGGCACGTCCGAAATCCAGCAGCGCATCATCGCCACCAGCCTGCTCGGCAAGTCCGAGGTCGAGGCCATGATCGCGGCGCGGGCGTTCGACACCCAGGCCGCGCGGCGCGGAGCCTTGGCATGA
- a CDS encoding CaiB/BaiF CoA transferase family protein: MTPAAVVPGALDGLVVLDLTRMLAGPYATMMLADQGAHVIKIEPPGGDLTRRNGPHPDGALKIGERGFGGYFASINRNKDSITLDLKKPAGKATLLRLVHKADVLVENYRAGVMERLGLGYEVLIAENPRLVYAALRGFGDPRSGASPYANWPAYDPVAQAMGGIMGITGAAPGGPPTKIGPGVGDLVPATFLAYGVAAACWRAQRSGQGQFVDVSMVDAVLALCERLVFQYSVSGVAPGPEGNGHPLLCPFGLFAAKDGFVSLGVPNDRFWVPLAHRMGRPALAIDPRYASNDARVQHRAEVEAIVGGWTARHTKAELAQMLGGDIPFGPVFSAADIFEDPHFRIREMLVETEQPGAARPLTVAGTPVRMSQTPGGVRRRAPLTGEHTDSTLAAFGFAPAEIAALRADQVIQ; this comes from the coding sequence GTGACGCCGGCAGCGGTCGTTCCGGGCGCGCTCGACGGCCTGGTGGTGCTCGACCTGACGCGCATGCTCGCAGGCCCCTACGCCACCATGATGCTGGCCGACCAGGGCGCCCATGTGATCAAGATCGAGCCGCCGGGCGGTGACCTGACGCGCCGCAACGGACCGCATCCCGATGGAGCGCTGAAGATCGGGGAGCGCGGCTTCGGCGGCTACTTCGCGTCCATCAATCGCAACAAGGACTCGATCACGCTCGACCTCAAGAAGCCGGCGGGCAAGGCCACGCTGCTGCGGCTGGTGCACAAGGCCGACGTGTTGGTCGAGAACTACCGCGCCGGCGTGATGGAGCGGCTGGGCCTCGGCTACGAGGTGCTGATCGCGGAGAACCCGCGACTGGTCTATGCCGCCTTGCGCGGCTTCGGCGATCCACGCAGCGGCGCCAGTCCCTATGCGAACTGGCCGGCCTACGACCCGGTGGCGCAGGCGATGGGCGGCATCATGGGCATCACCGGCGCCGCGCCGGGCGGCCCCCCGACCAAGATCGGCCCGGGCGTCGGCGATCTCGTTCCCGCCACCTTTCTCGCCTATGGCGTGGCGGCCGCCTGCTGGCGCGCGCAGCGCAGCGGCCAGGGCCAGTTCGTCGATGTCTCGATGGTCGACGCGGTGCTGGCGCTCTGCGAGCGGCTGGTGTTTCAGTACAGCGTCTCGGGTGTCGCGCCAGGCCCCGAGGGCAACGGGCACCCGCTGCTGTGCCCGTTCGGTTTGTTTGCCGCCAAAGACGGCTTCGTCAGCCTGGGCGTGCCGAACGACCGTTTCTGGGTGCCGCTGGCGCACCGCATGGGTCGCCCGGCGCTGGCCATCGACCCGCGCTATGCGAGCAACGACGCGCGCGTGCAGCACCGCGCCGAGGTCGAGGCGATCGTCGGCGGCTGGACTGCGCGCCATACCAAGGCGGAGCTCGCGCAGATGCTCGGCGGCGACATTCCGTTCGGCCCGGTCTTCAGCGCGGCGGACATCTTCGAAGACCCGCATTTCCGGATTCGCGAAATGCTCGTCGAGACCGAACAACCGGGCGCGGCGCGTCCGCTGACCGTTGCCGGCACGCCGGTGCGCATGAGCCAGACACCTGGCGGCGTTCGCCGCCGGGCGCCGCTGACCGGCGAGCACACCGACAGCACGCTGGCCGCGTTCGGCTTTGCGCCCGCTGAAATCGCGGCACTGCGCGCCGACCAGGTGATCCAGTGA
- a CDS encoding Bug family tripartite tricarboxylate transporter substrate binding protein has translation MLSDQPTPLLHITRRKWLDTSGALLGAAFGGLLPATASAQAAWPAKSLRFVVPFAPGGSSEIVARSTAAELGKTLGQSVFVENKPGAAGNIAMQEVARSDDQHTVILGHIGTLAVNPFIFDKLPYDANQDFQPVSLLAKVPSLYVVHPDVPVRNLREFVAHARKQPGQLSYGSAGNGSAGHLAFEYLKMAAGLFILHVPYRGTGPMMTDLLAGRLDASAVGAAAMLPFIKAGKVRCIATGSAQRLAQLPEVATVAEQGFPGFEMTQWYGMLAPASLAPAHLNKLAAHTMKAVQAPAALERLNGDAAQAIGSTPAQFAQFIAAEQQRWKAVLLRAKVRPD, from the coding sequence ATGCTTTCAGACCAGCCCACGCCCTTGCTGCATATCACCCGCCGGAAATGGCTTGACACCAGTGGCGCGCTGCTTGGCGCCGCGTTCGGCGGCCTGCTGCCCGCCACCGCCTCGGCGCAGGCCGCATGGCCCGCCAAATCGCTGCGTTTCGTCGTGCCCTTTGCGCCGGGCGGCAGCTCGGAAATCGTGGCCCGTTCCACCGCCGCCGAACTGGGCAAGACCCTGGGCCAGAGCGTGTTCGTCGAGAACAAGCCGGGCGCCGCCGGCAATATCGCGATGCAGGAAGTGGCCCGCTCGGACGACCAGCACACAGTGATCCTGGGTCATATCGGCACGCTGGCGGTCAACCCCTTCATCTTCGACAAACTGCCCTACGACGCGAACCAGGACTTCCAGCCGGTGAGCCTGCTGGCCAAGGTGCCCAGCCTGTATGTCGTGCATCCCGATGTGCCGGTGCGCAACCTGCGCGAGTTCGTGGCCCATGCGCGCAAGCAGCCGGGCCAACTCAGCTATGGCTCGGCGGGCAATGGCAGCGCCGGGCATCTGGCGTTCGAGTACCTGAAGATGGCGGCCGGGCTGTTCATCCTGCATGTGCCCTACCGTGGCACGGGCCCGATGATGACCGACCTGCTCGCGGGGCGCCTGGATGCATCGGCCGTGGGCGCGGCGGCGATGCTGCCCTTCATCAAGGCGGGCAAGGTGCGCTGCATTGCCACCGGCTCGGCCCAGCGCCTGGCGCAACTGCCCGAGGTGGCCACCGTGGCCGAGCAGGGCTTTCCGGGCTTTGAGATGACCCAGTGGTACGGCATGCTGGCCCCCGCCAGCCTGGCCCCGGCCCACCTGAACAAACTGGCCGCGCACACGATGAAGGCCGTGCAGGCGCCAGCCGCGCTCGAGCGCCTCAACGGCGACGCCGCGCAGGCGATTGGCAGCACGCCGGCACAGTTTGCGCAGTTCATTGCCGCCGAGCAGCAGCGCTGGAAGGCGGTGCTGCTGCGCGCCAAGGTCAGGCCCGATTGA
- a CDS encoding HpcH/HpaI aldolase/citrate lyase family protein, which produces MQNRTRRLRRCQLSVPGSSEKMMRKASETGVDFVFLDLEDAVAPSEKRAARAKIVSALNTLDWGKTTRCVRINDLTTQYAYEDIIEVVEGARENLDMLMLPKAMSAADVQFVDKLLSMMEKKLGLKKRIGIDVLIEEVEAMMRVEEIAASTPRLECLIFGMGDYSASQGVSIGDIGGPGGYPGDIWSYQRHKLTIAARANRIDAVDGPYADFKNPDAFREECRRAMILGMVGKWAIHPSQVAIAQEVFSPPAQEVARAREMIEAYDAALAQGLGAVQYGGKMIDIASVRIVRNLVDRADQIGI; this is translated from the coding sequence ATGCAAAACCGAACCAGAAGACTTCGCCGCTGCCAGCTTTCCGTTCCGGGCTCCAGCGAAAAGATGATGCGCAAGGCCTCTGAAACCGGGGTCGACTTCGTCTTCCTGGACCTGGAAGACGCCGTCGCGCCATCGGAAAAGCGCGCGGCCCGGGCCAAGATCGTGAGCGCGCTGAACACGCTCGACTGGGGCAAGACCACGCGCTGCGTGCGCATCAACGACCTGACGACGCAGTACGCCTACGAGGACATCATCGAGGTCGTCGAAGGCGCGCGCGAGAACCTCGACATGCTCATGCTGCCGAAGGCGATGAGCGCCGCCGACGTGCAGTTCGTCGACAAGCTGCTCTCGATGATGGAAAAGAAGCTCGGCCTGAAAAAGCGCATCGGCATCGACGTGCTGATCGAGGAGGTCGAGGCGATGATGCGTGTGGAAGAGATCGCCGCGTCCACGCCGCGCCTGGAATGCCTGATCTTCGGCATGGGCGACTATTCGGCCAGCCAGGGCGTTTCCATCGGCGACATCGGCGGCCCGGGCGGCTATCCGGGCGACATCTGGAGCTACCAGCGCCACAAGCTGACGATCGCGGCGCGCGCCAACCGCATCGATGCGGTGGACGGCCCCTACGCCGACTTCAAAAACCCGGACGCATTCCGCGAAGAATGCCGGCGCGCAATGATCCTCGGCATGGTCGGCAAATGGGCCATCCACCCGTCGCAGGTGGCCATTGCGCAAGAGGTCTTCTCGCCGCCTGCGCAAGAGGTCGCGCGGGCACGCGAAATGATCGAGGCCTACGACGCGGCGCTGGCGCAAGGACTGGGCGCCGTCCAGTACGGCGGAAAGATGATCGACATCGCCTCCGTGCGCATCGTCAGGAACCTCGTCGACAGGGCCGACCAGATCGGCATCTGA
- a CDS encoding MaoC family dehydratase produces the protein MTPDELTVARLQADATLRARGHRYEDFALGRKFVHHWGRTVTQADNTLFSALTLHYNPHYTNAAFANAHGHPATVVNPLLVFNTVFGLSVEDLSEGGGPFLGVDELVYLRRVYPGDTLHACSEVLARRLARNRPGYGIVTWHTRGTNQRGDEVIAFKRSNLVKTRN, from the coding sequence ATGACTCCCGATGAACTCACGGTCGCACGGTTGCAGGCCGACGCGACGCTGCGGGCCCGCGGCCATCGCTACGAAGACTTTGCGCTCGGGCGGAAATTCGTCCACCACTGGGGCCGCACGGTGACGCAGGCCGACAACACCCTGTTCTCGGCGCTGACCCTGCACTACAACCCGCACTACACCAACGCGGCCTTCGCCAACGCGCACGGGCATCCGGCGACTGTGGTCAATCCGCTGCTGGTGTTCAACACGGTGTTCGGCCTGTCGGTCGAGGATTTGTCCGAGGGCGGTGGCCCTTTTCTGGGCGTCGACGAGTTGGTCTACCTGCGCCGCGTCTATCCGGGCGACACGCTCCATGCGTGCTCCGAGGTGCTTGCCAGGCGGCTGGCGCGCAACCGCCCGGGCTACGGCATCGTGACCTGGCACACGCGCGGCACGAATCAACGGGGCGACGAGGTCATCGCCTTCAAGCGCTCGAATCTGGTCAAAACGAGGAACTGA
- a CDS encoding HAD family hydrolase, translating into MPAPVPDLPLDPVCAPPLDMARIRAISIDLDDTLWPIRPTIARAEAALLDWLGQHAPATAAALADGQALRALGRQVLALRPGLQADLSGLRREAIRLALTQAGESPALAEPAFDRFLAERQRVVLFGDAHDALAFLSARYPVVALSNGNADVQRIGIGHYFRASISASVCGVAKPDARIFHAAAQALRLPPQALLHVGDDATMDALGAIDAGMQAVWLNAAGHPWPHDRPPQATVGSLTALCRLLA; encoded by the coding sequence ATGCCCGCCCCTGTCCCTGACCTGCCCCTCGACCCGGTATGCGCGCCGCCGTTGGACATGGCGCGCATCCGTGCCATCAGCATCGACCTGGACGATACCCTGTGGCCCATCCGGCCCACCATTGCACGCGCCGAAGCGGCGCTGCTCGACTGGCTCGGGCAGCATGCTCCGGCCACGGCGGCAGCGTTGGCCGATGGCCAGGCGCTGCGCGCGCTGGGTCGCCAAGTGCTGGCGCTGCGGCCCGGGCTGCAAGCGGACCTGAGCGGGTTGCGGCGCGAGGCGATCCGCCTGGCGCTGACCCAGGCCGGCGAGTCGCCCGCGCTGGCCGAGCCGGCGTTCGATCGGTTCCTTGCCGAACGCCAGCGCGTGGTGCTGTTTGGCGATGCGCATGACGCATTGGCGTTTTTGTCGGCGCGCTACCCGGTGGTGGCCTTGTCCAATGGCAATGCGGATGTGCAGCGCATCGGCATCGGCCATTATTTTCGGGCCAGCATCAGCGCCTCGGTGTGTGGCGTTGCCAAGCCCGATGCACGCATCTTCCATGCTGCGGCCCAGGCGCTGCGATTGCCGCCGCAGGCGCTGCTGCATGTGGGCGACGACGCCACGATGGACGCCTTGGGCGCCATCGACGCGGGCATGCAGGCGGTCTGGCTGAATGCCGCAGGCCACCCCTGGCCGCATGACAGGCCGCCCCAGGCCACGGTCGGCAGTCTCACGGCGCTGTGCCGGCTGCTGGCCTGA
- a CDS encoding DUF2189 domain-containing protein codes for MPRHLPPLPAVRTIGLLQPMDWLALAWHDMARAGWISFAHGLALTLFGAAILAVAHNRFWLLAGALSGFLVVAPVLATSLYALSRALERGEPANFALVLKTWLNWQGSHVNKWGHDYWCMLQFGALLALAATGWVLTSAALITLLAPVPVLTPLDFLRHVVLARDGWLFELWLALGSFMAAPIFASSVVAMPLLLERRASLRQAVLTSWQAVLVNPLPMAFWAALILGFTLLGLGSLLLGLIAVMPMLGHASWHAYRDLIDASGLPQREPGSSHDDSGVAA; via the coding sequence ATGCCCCGTCACCTTCCCCCCTTGCCCGCCGTGCGCACCATAGGTCTGCTGCAGCCCATGGACTGGCTGGCCCTTGCCTGGCACGACATGGCCCGCGCGGGCTGGATCAGCTTTGCCCATGGCCTGGCGCTGACGCTCTTTGGCGCGGCCATTTTGGCCGTTGCGCACAACCGCTTCTGGCTGCTGGCGGGGGCGCTGTCGGGCTTTCTGGTGGTGGCGCCGGTGCTCGCCACCAGCCTGTATGCGCTCAGCCGCGCGCTCGAACGCGGTGAGCCGGCGAACTTCGCGCTGGTGCTCAAGACCTGGCTGAACTGGCAGGGCAGCCATGTCAACAAATGGGGGCACGACTACTGGTGCATGTTGCAGTTTGGCGCTTTGCTGGCGCTGGCGGCCACCGGCTGGGTGCTGACCTCGGCGGCACTGATCACGCTGCTGGCGCCGGTGCCGGTGCTGACCCCGCTGGATTTCCTGCGCCATGTGGTGCTGGCCCGGGACGGCTGGCTGTTCGAGCTATGGCTGGCGCTGGGCAGCTTCATGGCCGCGCCGATCTTTGCCTCCAGCGTGGTGGCCATGCCGCTGCTGCTCGAACGCCGCGCCAGCCTGCGGCAGGCCGTGCTCACCAGTTGGCAGGCGGTGCTGGTCAACCCGCTGCCGATGGCGTTCTGGGCGGCGCTGATCCTGGGGTTCACGCTGCTGGGTTTGGGCTCGCTGCTGCTCGGGCTGATCGCCGTGATGCCGATGCTCGGCCATGCCAGTTGGCACGCCTATCGCGACCTGATCGACGCCTCGGGCCTGCCGCAGCGCGAGCCAGGCAGCAGCCATGACGACAGCGGGGTGGCAGCGTGA
- a CDS encoding helix-turn-helix domain-containing protein: protein MPCPTSGNDEVSRYAREAITSAQTIEQLRQAQAVVLPLNHGLSLTDTARIIGVSPGWACQLRRRFTHDQMAGAPGAPTAGGCRRQNMRLQEERKFLAPFLRRQPKAAYPLSVGSKQRWISTWGGQWHWYQCINCCTATAGCQGMLTQEYTCTYGAVDVCTGEIDSLILTYDE, encoded by the coding sequence ATGCCATGTCCTACCAGTGGAAACGACGAAGTGTCGAGATATGCCCGCGAGGCGATAACGTCAGCGCAAACGATCGAGCAGCTACGCCAGGCGCAGGCTGTCGTTTTGCCGCTGAATCATGGTTTGAGTTTGACTGACACGGCGCGGATTATTGGCGTATCACCAGGCTGGGCTTGCCAATTGCGCCGTCGTTTCACGCATGACCAGATGGCAGGGGCGCCCGGTGCCCCCACTGCCGGCGGGTGCAGGCGCCAGAACATGCGTCTGCAAGAGGAACGAAAGTTTTTAGCACCTTTTTTGCGTCGGCAGCCGAAGGCGGCCTACCCGTTGTCGGTCGGATCAAAGCAGCGTTGGATCAGTACCTGGGGCGGACAGTGGCATTGGTATCAGTGTATAAACTGCTGCACCGCCACGGCTGGATGCCAAGGCATGTTGACGCAAGAATATACCTGCACCTATGGCGCAGTGGATGTCTGTACGGGTGAGATCGATAGCCTGATTCTCACGTATGATGAGTAG
- a CDS encoding Bug family tripartite tricarboxylate transporter substrate binding protein: MNTRLEPTWSNPHRRHLLLLAGLGAVGLGWLPGMARAQGWPSKPIRLIAAQAPGSSNDATARALAEYLTMSMGGAPVVVENKPGAIGMIAAEYVARSAADGHTLLITLHSQLAQAPVLLKKVPLDTSIDLVPIAAFSTGVAPMVVRKDLPVKNLKELIALSRTRPISVGNYGIGSGWHLMISALAQQTGGKFDIINYKGTGPMVLDLMAGHIDMGAGSMAGMGGAIAQGAARPILSISGTRSDTLLPGVPTWADEGFVGPAFQYLIECNMVLAPKGTPKAIVDRVAGLAHASFFKSDRIKTVMAQLGVTEPPWTGDELGKLIKRTWPQYQAMTRELGLTME, from the coding sequence ATGAACACCAGACTCGAACCCACATGGTCGAACCCACACCGCCGCCACCTGCTGCTGCTGGCCGGTCTCGGCGCCGTGGGCCTCGGATGGCTGCCCGGCATGGCGCGCGCGCAGGGATGGCCATCCAAGCCCATCCGGCTGATTGCGGCGCAGGCCCCGGGATCGTCCAACGATGCAACGGCCCGGGCGCTTGCCGAGTACCTGACGATGAGCATGGGGGGCGCGCCTGTCGTCGTCGAGAACAAGCCCGGCGCCATCGGAATGATCGCGGCGGAATACGTGGCCCGCTCTGCGGCCGACGGCCACACGCTGCTCATCACACTGCACAGCCAACTCGCACAGGCACCGGTGCTGCTCAAGAAGGTGCCGCTGGACACGTCGATCGACCTGGTACCGATCGCGGCCTTCAGCACCGGCGTAGCGCCGATGGTGGTCAGAAAAGATCTGCCGGTGAAGAATCTGAAGGAGCTGATCGCGCTCTCCCGCACGCGACCGATTTCGGTGGGCAACTATGGCATCGGGTCCGGCTGGCACCTCATGATCAGCGCCCTGGCGCAGCAGACAGGCGGAAAATTCGACATCATCAACTACAAGGGCACAGGGCCGATGGTGCTGGACTTGATGGCGGGCCATATCGACATGGGCGCAGGCTCGATGGCAGGCATGGGTGGCGCCATTGCGCAAGGAGCGGCGAGGCCGATTCTGTCGATCTCTGGCACGCGCTCCGACACGCTGCTGCCGGGCGTGCCCACCTGGGCCGACGAAGGTTTCGTCGGCCCGGCGTTCCAGTACCTCATCGAATGCAACATGGTGTTGGCCCCGAAAGGAACGCCCAAGGCGATCGTCGATCGCGTGGCCGGGCTGGCCCATGCCTCGTTCTTCAAGTCGGACCGCATCAAGACCGTCATGGCGCAATTGGGCGTGACGGAACCGCCGTGGACCGGGGATGAACTGGGCAAGCTGATCAAACGCACCTGGCCCCAGTACCAGGCGATGACGCGCGAACTGGGTCTGACGATGGAGTGA
- a CDS encoding DUF2788 domain-containing protein, which yields MIFGFTEAQISGFFLTYGVGAFILYMLFIIGQLAWESKAGRFGTFVLFLGLGVGFVGFLAKIVIQWWMER from the coding sequence GTGATTTTCGGCTTCACCGAGGCGCAGATCTCGGGCTTTTTCCTGACCTACGGCGTCGGCGCGTTCATCCTGTACATGCTGTTCATCATCGGCCAACTGGCCTGGGAGTCCAAGGCCGGGCGGTTCGGCACCTTTGTGCTGTTCCTGGGGCTGGGCGTGGGCTTCGTGGGGTTTCTTGCCAAGATCGTGATCCAGTGGTGGATGGAGCGTTGA